Part of the Anomaloglossus baeobatrachus isolate aAnoBae1 chromosome 1, aAnoBae1.hap1, whole genome shotgun sequence genome, gtttgtggctgtgtacaaatggaacaatatgtccatgattccactgcaaccacagatctgccaaagatttatctctgtgtgtaaagtggcctttactgtatCCACTGACTTGTAGGTTGTGCACACACCTGGAAGGAGATTTAGAATTTGAAGATTGATCTTGTTGATGCTGTCATTTTTGGGAGCTAGAATAGCTCTTTCACACAGCCAGCCAGAATTTTTGAAGTGGAGTTGGATGTTTGGAAATACCTTTTTCTTTCAACTCCTCAATGAAAGTCACAATGCAACAAAAGTTGCTTGGGAAGGTGATCTGTCCAGTGGTTGAGTTTACAGGTGCTTTGCCATCTCCAATAGTCAACAGCTGGCTTGAAAACAGTCCAGCAGAAACATAACCTGTCATGTATACCCTCATGTTTGTGCTCAGTggcattttcttttcttttctccaaAGGTATGATGCTTTGAGACACGCTTTGAGTTCGTCTGCAGGGGTTGATCTTGGAATAACAGGTAATGTTTGGCGGAAGTCACCTACCAAAACAACAACTACTCCTCCCATGATATATTTGTTGCTACGCAGGTCTTGCAGCAGTCTGTCCACTGCTTCCAGAGCCCTTTTGTGTGACATGGTGCATTCCAAATGATGGCACTGCAATTTTGAAGCAATTTGGCCAGTCCTGATCCCTTGGCAATATTACACATGGGGCTGTCACTATGAGACAGGTTAAGTGGTAGTTTGAATGTCAAATTTGCTGTCCTGCCACCTTTTAAAAGCGTAGCAGCAATTCCAGAAGATGCCACTGCAAGTGCAGTCTTATTTTGTTGTCGAAATTTTGTCAGGAGCAAGTTGATTACAAATGTCTTTCCTGTTCCACCTGGAGCATCAAGGAAGACAATCCCACCTTCGTTGGTTTCACTGAAACTTAAAATGTAGTTATAGGCGTCCCTTTGATCTGGTACCAATAATGGCTCGTTCTGAGACACAAATGCTGTCAGTTCATCAATATTGTAGTTTGTTTCTATGAAAATCTCCCTACACATTTGGATGCCTTCAGGATTTCTTATTGGAGCAGGCAAACCAAGCAACTGTAAGGCTTTTCCTGACATTGCTATGCACTGATCTTTAAGGAGCATTAAAGTTTAATTGAACATTTCCTCAGTGAAGTTGATGAGTTGCTGAGGATTTTTCCTTCTAATCTGCATGAGGATGTCCTCACTGAGATCAGTTTTGTACTTTGTCCAAATCTCTGGTCAGAAAATGATGTAGGACCTTTGACAACATGAAGTAACATGCGCAGGTAGAAGCACTCTGCACTTGATGGATGAACAGTGTAGACACGACCAAGAGTATCAGTTGCTTTTACCCCTGGATAGCCTTCAATATCAAGCCCCCGTTTCCTCTGTTCCAGTGTTTTTCTGGAGGAATTCCAAGTGTAGTACTTTGGTAAATCACAGTAGAGAATTGTTTTTAAAAAGGGTCATGTTGATATTGCTCAAAAAATGCCAAGATGGTGGTCTTAGGTGGTGATAGGAGTTGCTGCTGCAAGTTTGCTGGGTTAAAGTAAATTCTCTGTCCATTTTCCAAgtgcacactcagatgcacaactGGTGGGTAGCGCTCATGAATGGAGAATCCTAGTATTCTCCAAACAGCTTCATTGCTGCTTatgtacctgcccatctggaatgcCTCCACTTCATCAATAATAGGTCTATTTTTCTGGAGTTCAAAAACTGCTTGATCACTTCCTTTGTGGACATATTTGCAGATATACTTGATTGATTTCACAGAGTTGCAAGATTCGACATTTATGTGGGCCTGGAAGATTTTTGAGAGCAAAGGGTTGTAAGGCACTACCCACCTGTTGTCAATTTTTATCTCTTGGAGTGATGATCCAACACGCATTTTGAGCTTTGTTATGAAACCACCATCCCCTGGCTTCCTTCTTCGGTAGACTGGATATCCAACTTGTCCTGTTTGGGTTTCTTGGACCAGGGCTCGTGGGTAATGCTTTGAACACCTGCCATCAATCATACAGGGAGAATTTTTGTTGACACTCACACACGGACCATGGATCATGTTTTTTGTGATGGTGTCAAACAGCAATGGGTCAATCTGAGGGTCTGGCAATTCGGCACTGATGATATTATCAATTTCGGTAGGCTGTATTTTTTGTTTCAGCCAGATCAAGATGTGGGCGTGAGGAAGGCCTTTTTGCCATTCAACTGAATACATCCAGCACTGCGTCTCACCATAAATATGTGATTTTCTGATGAGATTAATAATTTTTGAAAGTTTCTGTTTGAAATCCCGAGCAATAAGGTCATGGCGATTCACTGTTTTTTGGCCCGGCAACAGGTGCCCTCCAATTTCCTCCCAGGCAGTATTGCAAGTAAATGTGATGAAAAGATCTGGACGGCCATACTTTCTCACATAAGTCATTGCATCCTGTGTGTACTCATGCATGTGTCGTGGGCTTCCAGTGACAGTTGATGGAAGAATAACCATTTTCCCCAACTCTTTTGGATCAGCATCATTTGCAACAGCATCTCTAAGGTGAATATATTACTCTGCCCTTAGCTTCTTTTGATTTAGTCGGATATATAAAAGACGTTCACTCTCAATCTTTGCATACATGTCAAcaataaattggtggaagaggtGTCTGCATTTCAAGATGTGATTTTCCTCTGCAAATCTTGTCATGATCCTATATGCATAGAAGTCCATGGCAGACACTTTTTTTTCTGAAGGGTTGCCTGCTGTAGGATCTGTCTGAGGTATTCCAAAGTGATAGCCATCCTGTCCCTGCCAAAAGATGATTGGATATTGCAGAGCATCATAGGACCTGTGAGTTTCTGCTACTCGTTGCAAACTATTGTTCCTTTTTTGAAGCACAATGTCATGGCTTTGAAAATCATTGCCTACAATCAAGATGGCTACCTCATCAAATGTCGGAGCATTGAAACGTCgctgatgttcaccttgtggtgttttgtcagctcgaatgacaaccttgtaatcgtcatttggcatgtattcaagtgcagtcttgaaaCGTTGAACATATGGATTGTTGGAGTGAAGGAACTGCTGCAAAATAGTGTCAATATCAAGGCGAGTGTTAACTCACAAAAACAACTATGGAGAAATTTTTCAACTTCTCCATTTTATCTCCATCTTGATGTGGTGATTGCTAGTCCCTGTGGTTTGGAAAATGTTGTCTAGGATCATAGAGAGGTAACAGTTATTGCTTTCTCATGGAAAACTATTACTATGAAGACCATAGTAAAATAGTAATGTTTGATTAATCATTTACATAAGCACTTGATAATTATATCTTTATTTAACTGTTATTCCAAGCTTCCATAATGATAGCCTGAGTTTTGATAGCTGGTTTATACCGTACATAGATGAAATATTTCATGATTATTTATTACACGTAAATAAAACGGTGTTATTCTGACGATTTTGTTGATTATTGTCAGAATGCTGAATTGTTAACTGCTAATCAGTATCTGAAGCTGCTAGAAGTCGGAATATATCAGAGCAGGATAATTCTTCACTTAAAACATGAATTTTTATTTTGATTGGTAAGTGGTTGACTGAAAGACGCTGGCAGCCTAATCACAATATATGATTGGTTTGATATCATTTAATGATAAAACGGATGATTTTAAAGTGATTTCAATAGTCACTAAATGGTGTGCTCGGCTTACAGTGGAGAAATCAGAAATACATTATCAATGTTTCTATTTGCAATTGCTCTTTAACATGAGTGCATCTTTAATTATCTCTGCTATGGTTCTCAGTGGCTACATTTGAAAGATTCGGGCCATTTACCACTCATGCTGGAATTAATTTGCAACTAATTGCAAATGGATTAAATTAAACTGAGAACTTTTAGGTCAAGTCAGGATTTTACTTTGCAATCAGAAGTGACTAAAAAATTGCACCCTGGGCTACAGAAAGGGAAAAATTCTCTAACAATTACAAGCAATGCTAGGTAATTGAGTGCAACTGATATgacactgctctctggtggctttgATTGAGGCATTTGGTTGAGATATATGTCACATAGTGCAAAGTTGACATTTTAACTACAGCTGTTATTCAGAATAATTTAGCACATCTTTTTTTTCTGTCACAAATCAAAATACATGTCTAGCTGTAAGTTACTAAAATGTCTTTTTGGTATAGCTATGATTCTAAATGGATCTCTTTTTATTAGATATTAACCCTAAATTTAACACATGGAAATGCAGAGCCCTTGGAAATGAGAGATTGTGTTATTCACTTTACTTAATAGAAGAGCACTAAGAAAGGGGGGGATCATCCTAAATTCATTAAGACTTCCATTAAAGGATATTTAACTACTTCCGGCATACGTGGCATACATCTACTGTTAACAGCAGCAACTGGAATGAGCATTGATTGCTGaagttaaccatttaaatgctcaCAATGTAATAACAAAATGACAGTGGGTTACCGTGACACACCATAGGCCTAGTAAAGACCCAGATCACTACTATCTTGGTTTTCCTATGAAGCTATGTCCATGGCTGGACTTCATAGTAGACTGTCATTTTCAATACTGTATATCAGGGGTGGGGCCGCCATGACCTTTTGTATGGCCCGCAGGCAGATTTCCGGGGGCGGCAGTGCTACGGCCGCCGCCGCGGTATTAccggttgccggccctttaaatctccacatgcgctgcttgcgcaCACCAATGAGCACTCTCGGTGGCAGatgccagcgtgctcaggacttactttgtgggcgggtttatcgcTCTGCGATTCCGTCCCACATCACCTTCACCGCCTCCAGCATTGTGCCACCCACTCTCCAGCGCTTGTGTGCTGCCCACTCTCCAGCACTTGTGTAGCGCCCGCTCCACGACGCCATGTGCCGCCCGGTCCCCGCCTATTCTCGGGTGCAgcatgccccctccactgctgtgtgccgcccgctgcaCGGCACTTGTGTGCCGCCCGCTgcacggcgctgtgtgccgcccgctcttcgccccttctccggtgcagcatgccccctccaccgctgtgtgccgcccgctgcaCAGCGCTGTGTGCCACCCGCTCCCCGCCCCTTCTCTGGTGTAACATGCCCCCTtcactgctgtgtgcagctccaagtgctgtgtgcagcctccccagtctctttctagtgatgtctgtgcccccctcagtgatgtctttgtGCTCATCTTCAGTGAtgcctgtgtgccccccctcagtgatgtctgtgtgcccccctcagtgatgtctgtgtgcccccctcagtgatgtctatgtgcccccctcagtgatgtctatgtgcccccctcagtgatgtctatgtgccccacctcagtgatgtctatgtgcccccctcagtgatgtctatgtgccccctcagtgatgtctgtgtgcccccctcagtgatgtctgtgtgccccccctcagtgatgtctgtgtgcgccccttcagtgatgtctgtgtgccccccctcagtgatgtctgtgtgcccctctcagtgatgtctgtgtgccccctttCAGTGATGTCTATGTACCCACCCTcaatgatgtctgtgtgccccccctcagtgatatctgtgtgcccccctcagtcatgtctgtgtgccccccttagtgaggtATGTGTTCCCCCCCTCAgtcttgtctgtgtgccccccttagtgatgtctgtgtgccccccttagtgatgtctgtgtgccccccattagtgatgtttgtgtgcccccccattagtgatgtctgtgttcccccccattagtgatgtctgtgttccccccattagtgatgcctgtggccccctagtgatgcctgtgccctcctagtgatgtccatgctcccctagtgctctctgtgtggccttagtgatgcctgtgcccccccagtgccatctgtgccTCACAGCAATGCTTATTCCTACCAGTGAAAtagtaatgtctgttccccagctcctcttgtcatgtatatgcccccagcatctcttgtcatgtatatgctcccagaccGTCCTGTCATgggtatgccccagcatctcctgtgatgtgtatgccccaacccatcctgtgatatatacatcacattaaagatgctaggagcatatacatcacaagaggggatggagcatatacatcacagtggagacgctgggggcatatacatcacactggaaatgttggggccatacatatcacaggagaggctgggggcatatacatcaaagaaagggctggggaatatacatcacaggaggggctgggcgcatagatctcacaggaggggctgggcgcatagatctcacaggaggggctgggagcatagatctcacaggaggggctgggagtatagatctcacaggaggggctgggagcatagatCTCAAAGGAGGGGTTGGgtgcatagatctcacaggaggggctgggcgcatagatctcacaggggGGGTTGGGcacatagatctcacaggaggggctgagcacatagatctcacaggaggggctgggtgcatatacctcacaggaggggctgggcgcatatacctcacaggaggggctgggcaaatatacttcacaggaggggctggacactagagatgagccaccctctagaggctcgagttcggttcgtggaacggaggccacgttcgagttcggttcggcgagccattcgacaaacctctcgaactgcattgaaaccaatgggaggcaatcacaaacacataaaaacacattataaatgtacacatacagttaataaacattgccataacacttacctgtccccgcgatgtgtcctgcactctgtctcctgccaattTTCCTTCCGAtattcgctgcgtcctcccggtaaccagcactgatgataggacctatgtgaccagtcacgtgtctattatctcattggctacagactggtcacatggctttgacgtcatgtcctgtcctaggtcctgtcagggcATCTTtccagtatgcggtgatcgtttgtgtatctccatgtaccggcgacatactatggcacacggtcgactccccgttctgcttccccgttccgttattcaccggctgccacagccagtcaataacggaaatcaccgttgctatagcaacgcgcctgttagcggtgacgtcaccgcttacagccagcagcactgatcactcacggagtgaaaagcctgcacagggaacagcagcgtcttcctcatgcagcgctgctgatgtagcagagctgcatgggttgaaggagaaagaagacagaagaccatggatcatggagggataagagggagtaataaacatggagtctctaagtgtgtctgtgtattatttccattaaagtattttttctctgtgtggtgtcttttttttaaccctttattggagattcttaatggctgggtcaaacttgcctgacattaagaatctttgacttaatactagctagaaaaacaaagctagtattaactcataattacccagcgagccaccatcaccagggcagctggaagaagttggatacagcgccagatggcgcttctatgaaagctccattttctggggcggctgcggattgaaattctcagcagaggggcccagaaagcttgggctaacctgtgctgcggattccaatccccagctgcctagttgaacctagctggacacaaaaatggggcgaagcccacatcatttgttttttaattattttatgaaagagagaaagaaaaagagagaaagaagagaaagaggagaaagaagagaaagagaatgaagagagagagaaagaaaaaagagagagagaagagagagaagagagacgagagagaagagaatgaaaggagagagagaaaggagagagagaaaagagagagagaaaaaagagagagaaaggagcgagagaaaggagagagagagaaaagagagagaaaggagagaaagaaaggagagagaaaggaaagtgaggaaggagagagagaaaggagagagagagaaaggagagaaagaaaggagagagaaaggagagaaaagagagagagaaaggagagcgagaaaggagagaaagaaaggagagaaaggagagagaagaaggagagagcgagaaagagagaaataagagagagagagaaaaagagaatgaagagaaagaggagagagagaaagagagaaagaagagagagagaaagagagaaagaagagaaagaagagaaagaaagagaaagaagagagagaaagaagagagagaaagagagaaagaagagagagaaagagagaaagaagagagagaaagaagagaaagagaatgaagagagagagaaagaaaagagagagagaagagagagagaaaggagagagagaaaggagagagagaaaggacagagggaaaggaaagagagagaaaggagagagagagaaatgagagagagaaaggagagagagaaaggagagagagaaaggagagaaaggaaggagagagagaaaggagagagagagagaaaggagagaaagaaatgaaagagagaaaggagagagagaaaggagagagagagaaatgagggaaagaaaggagagagagaaaggagagagagaaacgaaagagagagaaaggagagaaagaaaggagagagagaaaggagagagagagtaaggagagagaggaaggagagagcgagaaagagagaaagaagagagagagaaaaaagagaaagaagagaaagaggagagagagagaaagacagaaagaagagagagagaaagagagaaagaagagaaaaaaaaagaaaaagagaaagaagagaaagagaaaggagagagagaaaggagagagagaaaggagagaaagaaaggagagaaagaaaggagagaaagaaaggagagaaagaaaggagagagagaaaggagagaaagagagagagagagaaagaaaggagagggagaaaggagagagagctcacagctgatatccggcccctcccctcagtgcataataaagttataattataaatatgttataaatataattaaaattaaaaataaaaaaaccccaaaaaacattcTTTACTGAGACTAGAACTCGCAACCTCATGCTTCTTAAGTGAGCGCTCTAACCATGCGATGCACTTTCTTGCTATGTGGAGCTGATCAGAGTGTTCTGTagaagagctgacagtgtcgtgtggattacgtcggacctggaggggaagttgtgggttaataaaggggggaaaggtgattttttttgtctttttttccaaataaagtattttttggtgtgtgcgtttctttactttaactttaagtttaatcatggacggtatctcggggagacgcctggcatgattaactctttattacctcaattgccaccgcaccagggcaattcgggatgagctgggtagagtcccccgggacagtcgcatctaattctattccggctattccggccggctgctgggtgatattgttagggtggtgggctcccgataacgtggtgctctccatcctgacaataccagcctccagccgtgtggctttatcctggctggtatcaaatatgggggaaaacgcatttttttttttaatttatttatttatttattttactgcacgatatagagccacccaccggcggctgtgattggttgcagtgacaaagctgtcactcagcttggggacgtgtctgactgcaaccaatcttaagcgccggtgggtggggaaagcacagaataactaattgactaatgaagcggcagccattttctaaagaggaaaagacacagcagatttgtgacagcgtgcAGCGAGAAGCCcgagatcggtgagtaggaaagggagagggattgtgctggggacgcaggacacatgcagatagcaacatttgcacatagccttactgtgaaaagccacgtttatgctgatcgaaccgttctcgaacgtaaatcgaactgtcgagcttttagcaaaaagctcgagttcgagttcaatctcgagcaccccccaaaatcactcgaacatgaaaatgtcgaacctcgaacattgctcatctctactgggcacatatacatcaaaggagagtctGAAAGAATATACATCAGGGGAGGGTGATGGGGGCATATagatgtccccagcccctcgtgtgatgtatgtgcccccagtgtttcCAGTGATGTagttgtctcctgtgatgtacagtatatacagcagtcccagtgtttcttatgtgatgtacagttaggtccagaaatatttggacagtgacacaattttcgcgagttgggctctgcatgccaccacattggatttgaaatgaaacctctacaacagaattcaagtgtagattgtaacgtttaatttgaaggtttgaacaaaaatatctgatagaaattgtaggaattgtacacatttctttacaaatactccacattttaggaggtcaaaagtaattggacaaataaaccaaacccaaacaaaatatttttattttcaatattttgttgcgaatcctttggaggcaatcactgccttaagtctggaacccatggacatcaccaaacgctgggtttcctccttcttaatgctttgccaggcctttacagccgcagccttcaggtcttgcttgtttgtgggtctttccgtcttaagtctggatttgagcaagtgaaatgcatgctcaattgggttaagatctggtgattgacttggccattgcagaatgttccacttttttgcactcatgaactcctgggtagctttggctgtatgcttggatcattgtccatctgtgctatgaagcgccgtccgatgaactttgcggcatttggctgaatctgggctgaaagtatatcccggtacacttcagaattcatccggcaactcttgtctgctgttatgtcatcaataaacacaagtgacccagtgccattgaaagccatgcatgcccatgccatcacgttgcctccaccatgttttacagaggatgtggtgtgccttggatcatgtgccgttccctttcttctccaaacttttttcttcccatcattctggtacaggttgatctttgtctcatctgtccatagaatacttttccagaactgagctggcttcatgaggtgtttttcagcaaatttaactctggcctgtctatttttggaattgatgaatggtttgcatctagatgtgaaccctttgtatttactttcatggagtcttctctttactgttgacttagagacagatacacctacttcactgtgagtgttctggacttcagttgatgttgtgaatgggttcttcttcaccaaagaaagtatgcggcgatcatctaccactgttgtcatccgtggacacccaggcctttttgagttcccaagctcaccagtcaattccttttttctcagaatgtacccgactgttgattttgctactccaagcatgtctgctatctctctgatggatttttttcttttttttcagcctcaggatgttctgcgtcacctcaattgagagttccttagaccgcatgttgtctggtcacagcaacagctaccaaatgcaaaaccacacacctgtaatcaaccccagaccttttaactacttcattgattacaggttaacgagggagacaccttcagagttaattgcagcccttagagtcccttgtccaattacttttggtcccttgaaaaagaggaggctatgcattacagagctatgattcctaaaccctttctccgatttggatgtgaaaactctcatattgcagctgggagtgtgcactttcagcccatattatatatataattgtatttctgaacatgtgtttgtaaacagctaaaataacaaaacttgtgtcactgtccaaatatttctggacctaactgtatatgccaaCAGCaccttcagtcatgtatgtgtctcctgtgatttatatacacaagtaagtccctgtgtctgttgtgtgatgtatatagtctaccaatcttattatcacaaagagttgtctgcgctccagaccgtgacaaacctggaaaagagagaagcaacataagtatcactgaacatcacagccgcacaaaacagaagcagctccggccaccacaataggggtgagttaattaactgtttgaccaaatatagccgattcattttcacactgataattttgtgcggcccccgaaggttggcagaaatatcCAAATgggccccggcagtaaaaaggttttcCACCCCTGCTGTATATAATGCAATACTGTAGCAATATTTCAGTATGTACAATAAGATGAATTGATTCAAGTTACAGAAGTCCAACTCCCTatgttgactatatatatatatatatatatatatatatttatatatatatattagtactgaccaaaagtttggacacacctt contains:
- the LOC142315251 gene encoding uncharacterized protein LOC142315251; translation: MVILPSTVTGSPRHMHEYTQDAMTYVRKYGRPDLFITFTCNTAWEEIGGHLLPGQKTVNRHDLIARDFKQKLSKIINLIRKSHIYGETQCWMYSVEWQKGLPHAHILIWLKQKIQPTEIDNIISAELPDPQIDPLLFDTITKNMIHGPCVSVNKNSPCMIDGRCSKHYPRALVQETQTGQVGYPVYRRRKPGDGGFITKLKMRVGSSLQEIKIDNRWVVPYNPLLSKIFQAHINVESCNSVKSIKYICKYVHKGSDQAVFELQKNRPIIDEVEAFQMGRYISSNEAVWRILGFSIHERYPPVVHLSVHLENGQRIYFNPANLQQQLLSPPKTTILAFFEQYQHDPF